The sequence aattttttatggagatgaaaagaaaatataaaaacttacTGTGACAAACATCTTCTTGGTCGTGTAGTTTTGGGTGTTGAAAGCAGATAACATAGCTTCTGGTGTCTCTGACTCCTCTTCAAATGGTTTAGTTTGCTCGTAGTGGGCTGACCAGTCTCCTCCGTCCAACGATCCGAAAAGATGAGCTGGAATTGGTCCGTCCTTGCTAAGACCAACTGGATTCGAGTAAATTCCGGCCAACTGACGACGCATGTACGCGTGAAGAAGTTGGTAGAATGGTTGAATAGTAGAGTAAATCTTATCAATCTGCTTGTTCAAGTCAAACTCTGCCTTGTGAACCTTGGAAGACATGTCGAAAGCACTTCTCCACATAGCTCCTCCGTTAGCGAATCCATTCAGTTTGGCTCCTTCATTTGAGATTGTGATAATGTTGTTGTACGATGGCTTGCTCTTAGCAATTGCGGTAACATAGGAAACCCACAAATGTTGAAGTCTTGAAGCATCCTTTTCGTTGCGGAAAATGGAATccatatcaatttttctgaaataatatcATGGAATCATATAATTTCATAatgcaatttgcaaaaaaaaacgtactgAAGTGCACATGGTGGTGGAACATCTTTGTCGCAAATAGTAGAATCCTTGGAATCGCGGTTCAAGGCAGCCTGAGCCTGAGAGTAATCGGCGAATCTTGATGGAGCAAGAGCAGACATTCCTTCGAATGATACGTATCCAAGTTGTCTCATGACCTTCTCGTCGGTGACCGAAGCCATATCGAACTGTTTGGCTTGCATTGAAGTACTCCGAACAAACATGGTGAGAACATTTTCAGCCTCGTCGAGGGCGAGTTTGAGGGATGGGGAAGCGTCATTAAAGTATCTCCATCCTGAGAGAGCGACCTCGCGGAGGACCTGGAAAAGcgtttttaactattttttcgatttttaattaataatgtTCAACAAGAGTGTTCGGATATATTAAGTTCTCAAGTTTTAAACAATAagagttttcacaaaaatttccattctTTTCTGTTAAGAACGGAAAACGGGAACAGGTTCTTATCACAACTTCacattaattaaaatttctttaaaaaattatatctaCAACTATGAACATGATCTAAATCTATCGGAGTTCAGTCAATAACTATTTAACAAATAACTTCAgaacaaaagttttgaattttaccaTTCAACCTAATCTAAACAATACTTTAAAATTACACAGGTATCACTTCCAAACCTGGGACTTAAATGTATGCAGAATATCtttttaaaaccaattttataTCTATTAATAATCTGCGAAAACccttattttgtttttctactTATTAAATGCATGAATTTTATGGAACATGAGAACATGCAAcgtttgttagttttttttcttgcgtgttcttctttttcccgCTGACTAGACGATGAAGACAACAcgtttttgattcaaaagggccccccccccccccaattaTTCGTTCTTCATTCATTTGCCGCCGCCACCGCGCGCAAATCCCATCACAATCCAGTATTTCTCTCCCGATGCCACTCACTCATTCAGTTCTATGTCATTGCTTAAAAGTGACGTTTTTATCATATCATCTTTACCTTAATGGCTTCTGCTTCATATCCGGCTAGCCAAGAACGTAGTTTCTCTTCATCTTTGATTGATCCTGGCGCCTGCAACAATAACAAGATATGAGATGTAATTAGGAAAACAAATTGGTGAATGCCCATCACTTTACCTGAAGGTTGTCGGTCTTCCAGTAGTTACTGCTGTTCACAAGGGCTTGGGCAACTGGATTGGCAAAAACAGGTCCTTTATTGGTCTTGTTCTGAAAACACCTTAATAAGATAAACCGCTGCGTTTTATTTCGACATACCGAGGCGATGGATCCAGTGTTAAGGAAGGTGTCGACAAGCTGTTCAATAACTTCAGTGTTCAGCTCATCTGGTTGAGTGGAAGCCGCTGTTTCAGCTACATCTCCATAATCTTCTGACTCGATGTTGTCAAACTTGATAGCTGGCTCTGGTTCTGGAGTTGGACTTGGTTCTGGTTCTGGTTTTGGTTCCGGCTCTGGCTCAGGTTCTGGCTTTGGCTCTGGTTCTGGGACTGGCACCGAACCGTTCTTTGGAGTGTCTAGAGCATCTGTGAGTTCGAATGGTTCACCTTCTGAAAATACGGCTTCTGGATCTTTTGGTGCTTCATCGGCTGGGAGAAGTTCCGGTTTTGGCTTGATTTCCTGAGTGAATACTGGCAAACAGGCCCCCACAAGCAATAGGAGAAGTATATGAAACTTCATCTGAAAAACAACtataaataatatatttttaaagttataacGAGCATATAAACAGAGTTTCAGAATATGAAAATGTCAGGATATGAAGTGAGATGAAAGATAAATCATCGAATGAAGAGGATAATATGAAATAAGATTATTATCGTTCCCTTCTTCTTTTCCCTCCGTCAAAGTGGACGATGCAGAAACAATaacaaaaagtatgaaaagcGACGGATGAATCCAAATAGTTAGTATATATATAATATGCATAAAGTGTAAGGAACAACTATTACAGTATAACAAAGATCAAACTTTTGATAATTATTGTAACTGTAAAAGATAAAATCACGATAACGTAACGTAacttttcgaagaaaattgtAACAAAAATGCCATAGTTTATGATAAAACATTACCTAATAAAATAACCTACAGAAACTTAAAATAGTATCTGAAGATTTCTTAGACATAAACAAGGGAAAACGACAAACCGAACGAAAACCGGGCAGCGCTTCTCCTTTTCCATAGGGTGtgggagagaaaaagaaagggCGGGCGTGGACAGTCACTGGATTTCTCTTTCTCTAATAACTTTAGCAAAAGCTGGACTTGCACTTGGCCACTCGACGTGGCGTATTTTATACTAGAGAGGTTTTCTGCGACGACGTTTTGGAACACTTTTGGCAACATTATTGCACACTTGATGTACAAGCAACAACTTTAAAGAAATaattaggcaatttttttttgtctggtGTGATAGACTGCTTTTTCAAATGGAGATGTTTCATTAGCTTCCAATTTTATGCTGAAATTATGATCTAAACCATATGTATTTCCTCTATCAGTATTGTTTCATTTGCTTTATTTTGACAGCTTATGTTTCAGTTGTCGTTTTTTCGTATACAACAATAGataattggcaaaatatgtATCATTTCTAATTATATTGAttagtttattattttttgatatttaaaaaaatgaacacaGATATAGcgttttaaaatgtagtagTGAGGTGTGGTACAATTATATGATTTACTTCCAAATTCAGGTGCATCTTAGGTAATATTCAAACAATGTTAAATTGTACAGAATTTTAAAGATTGAACAAATTTCGAACATGTTAGTAAGGCTATGAGTGTAGGATATGTATAggaaagattttcagaaaaattttaatgcgaGATTTATTTATAAGAGATATCGAAAACACAACTGATTG comes from Caenorhabditis elegans chromosome X and encodes:
- the acn-1 gene encoding Inactive angiotensin-converting enzyme-related protein (Confirmed by transcript evidence) is translated as MKFHILLLLLVGACLPVFTQEIKPKPELLPADEAPKDPEAVFSEGEPFELTDALDTPKNGSVPVPEPEPKPEPEPEPEPKPEPEPSPTPEPEPAIKFDNIESEDYGDVAETAASTQPDELNTEVIEQLVDTFLNTGSIASNKTNKGPVFANPVAQALVNSSNYWKTDNLQAPGSIKDEEKLRSWLAGYEAEAIKVLREVALSGWRYFNDASPSLKLALDEAENVLTMFVRSTSMQAKQFDMASVTDEKVMRQLGYVSFEGMSALAPSRFADYSQAQAALNRDSKDSTICDKDVPPPCALQKIDMDSIFRNEKDASRLQHLWVSYVTAIAKSKPSYNNIITISNEGAKLNGFANGGAMWRSAFDMSSKVHKAEFDLNKQIDKIYSTIQPFYQLLHAYMRRQLAGIYSNPVGLSKDGPIPAHLFGSLDGGDWSAHYEQTKPFEEESETPEAMLSAFNTQNYTTKKMFVTAYRYFKSAGFPHLPKSYWTSSIFARVWSKDMICHPAAALDMRAPNDFRVKACAQLGEPDFEQAHSLLVQTYYQYLYKDQSLLFREQASPVITDAIANAFAHLSTNPHYLYSQKLVPSEHLDIKDSVIINKLYKESLESFTKLPFTIAADNWRYELFDGTVPKNKLNDRWWEIRNKYEGVRSPQPYNTSNLDALIHNSVSQVHSPATRTLISYVLKFQILKALCPEGTILSEGCILSEDTTEKLRETMKLGSSITWLKALEMISGKGELDAQPLLEYYEPLINWLRNTNEIDQVVVGWDGEGTPFTVEEIPKTRQPGDGGNGLPSEDRVAFPGGECVNGQECLLDSHCNGTICVCNDGLYTLEIGNTFNCVPGNPADSGFGDGKGGLVIGLFNNEVTTPEPSAEPEPTAKTTTKMPPRVRAATSPFSLYLTVLLIIYFAL